The following proteins are co-located in the Pectinophora gossypiella chromosome 7, ilPecGoss1.1, whole genome shotgun sequence genome:
- the LOC126368123 gene encoding uncharacterized protein LOC126368123: MEYLIRWKWEDMCGPVGLRPWDDVNKDFGQCFQELFLQIPTYFLIAIVSGYYVGYRKEWVIREKTQERAVVFRSFVVLALVFIPIIELYIFITKPGFTLYPVDYFAAGASCLAWLVHFGYVLALKHRLGASARGPFLQLILWFCSVLVSMVALRTSIHTGTITAFNIATLSCHALYLLTLLPSSDSRPTFYSPCLVGSQHTHSEYTPLLPHLDEGILGTAMQGTGCCSKLSFSWVDPLLQKGLENKLNDPEELFDIPAKYRCSYVGARMDRALIGNVDQYQQFEEIPHEPFISTGYGAVGETGPQASTPVTPTSRVLVRSPRRQNVTLLRALHACFAFQFYSIGILKLVSDMAGFAGPILLNRLIVFVQDESIDQHLGYSYAAALMAATLISALFNVHFNWLMSLIGLKMRGAIVATILRKTLSVTSTELTKRFSVGEITNFMSTDTDRIVNSCPSFHALWSIPLQLVITLFLLYQQVGISFLAGIAFSVILIPINKVIANKIGQLSNDMMTHKDSRVSLISDLLKGIRTVKVHVWEDYFIERVTEARSQELKYLRGRKYLDAICVVLWATTPVLVAALTLGTHALRGQQLDAPTVFTTVALINMLIAPLNAFPWVLNGLTEAWVSIKRIQKLLDLPDMDSEVYYDRVNTNHDEDKVIIFKNASFAWAKPSKRRKHPQRTKKNKGKSKKRLSIQRRDSTSSSEALLHDEPFALKDISLEIGKGELIGITGSVGCGKSSLLLAIIGDMTKQSGDIQIPESLNGFGYVSQKPWLVRGTIRDNILFGKPYDEGKFRSVVDACALTEDLNVLGWNAYVGEGGCTLSGGQRARIALARAVYQDKQVYLLDDIFSGLDGVVASHIMQRCVLGLLRHTTRVLVAHSPRHLAKTHTTVLLRDGEVVKQGPPEIILNDIEEFLPSETESIGEEPAKPVAPPTDNIDTVSRNSLEDEETMSQGTVGWWVIGLYLRAVGWCLTVIIFLSLVLMQLSQNFTFLWLTFWLKSRPKNSTTDDVSLHDNNTLMDHGFNTVDSLIHTVLNTSMSLIHDIVSPANRTYLKANTLEVPLSNVTPAPTYSDNFYLEMYFGLAVLNLVFTIMRAFLFAYGGVKAAAKIHRALLKVIVKAKVKFFDVTPIGRIVNRFSSDTYTVDDSLPFILNILLAQCFSLIGAIAVTVYGLPWLLVAVLPLAAVYYWLQRRYRVTSRQLKRLQSVTLSPVYVHFNDTLEGLTTIRALGSDTSSRWASRGAEGVEAWQRAAMCAAAAAQWLALRLQAAAAALVAGAALLAVLQRGTPAADAGLVGLAISYALSMTSMLSNVLNAFTETEREMIAVERVGEYIKQVESEETDGETPPYGWPSQGVITFDDVYLKYSGKENGSMALQGVTFSTFPGEKLGVVGRTGAGKSSLLAALLRLAAPARGRLLLDGVDLASLTLRALRSRIGMIPQEPFIFSGTVRENVDPLQQYHDAEVWRALDACGLRPALQARGGLGAAAAGLSRGRAQLLCLARAVLQRAKVLLVDEATANLDQETERMILDTIRSSFGGSTVVFVAHRVAGVLECARVLVLGSGRLLELRAPDDALADPTSHLYRLVHPDGHYDS, from the exons ATGGAATACCTCATTCGCTGGAAATGGGAGGATATGTGCGGGCCGGTAGGGCTGCGGCCGTGGGACGATGTCAACAAGGACTTCGGGCAGTGCTTCCAGGAACTTTTCTTACAAATACCCACATATTTCCTTATAGCCATTGTCTCTGGCTACTATGTGGGCTACAGAAAAGAGTGGGTAATTCGGGAGAAGACGCAGGAACGTGCTGTAGTCTTTCGTAGCTTTGTGGTTCTAGCATTAGTGTTCATTCCAATAATAGagctgtatatttttataacaaaaccaggtttTACTTTATATCCAGTTGATTATTTTGCTGCTGGAGCATCATGTCTCGCGTGGTTGGTACATTTTGGATATGTACTGGCATTGAAACATCGTTTGGGGGCCAGTGCAAGAGGCCCCTTTTTGCAACTGATCCTGTGGTTTTGCTCAGTGCTAGTCAGTATGGTAGCACTACGGACCAGTATACACACTGGGACCATAACAGCCTTCAATATTGCCACACTCTCATGCCACGCCTTGTACCTACTGACTCTCTTACCATCAAGTGACTCAAGACCTACATTCTACTCTCCTTGTCTTGTTGGATCTCAACATACACAT AGTGAATATACACCATTACTTCCGCACTTGGATGAAGGCATACTGGGTACAGCTATGCAAGGGACTGGCTGTTGTTCTAAGTTGTCATTTTCATGGGTTGACCCCTTGCTCCAAAAAG GTTTAGAGAACAAATTAAATGATCCAGAAGAACTGTTTGACATTCCTGCAAAGTACCGCTGTTCATATGTGGGTGCTAGGATGGATAGAGCTTTGATTGGCAATGTAGATCAGTACCAGCAGTTCGAAGAAATCCCTCATGAACCATTTATATCTACAG GTTACGGTGCAGTAGGGGAGACTGGTCCTCAAGCATCTACTCCTGTTACTCCAACATCTCGTGTGCTGGTTCGTTCACCACGCAGACAGAATGTCACCCTACTCCGTGCCCTGCATGCATGCTTTGCATTCCAGTTCTATAGCATCGGCATACTAAAGCTCGTGTCGGATATGGCAGGGTTTGCAGGACCCATACTGCTAAATAGACTCATTGTGTTTGTTCAAGACGAATCCATAGATCAACATTTAgg GTACTCCTATGCAGCAGCACTAATGGCCGCCACATTGATATCAGCTCTGTTCAACGTCCACTTTAACTGGCTGATGTCTCTCATCGGATTGAAGATGCGAGGCGCCATAGTCGCGACGATCCTTAGGAAGACACTCAGCGTTACTTCCACAGAACTGACTAAGAGGTTCTCAGTGGGGGAAATAACCAACTTCATGTCTACTGATACTGATAGGATCGTCAATTCCTGTCCCAGTTTCCATGCATTGTGGAGTATACCTTTACAG CTAGTCATCACTCTATTTCTGCTTTACCAACAAGTCGGCATATCTTTCTTAGCTGGCATAGCATTCTCTGTAATCTTAATACCCATAAACAAAGTCATAGCTAACAAAATCGGTCAGCTGAGTAACGACATGATGACGCACAAAGATTCCCGTGTCAGTCTGATAAGTGATCTACTGAAAGGCATCAGAACTGTTAAAGTCCACGTTTGGGAAGACTACTTCATAGAAAGAGTTACTG AGGCTCGCTCTCAAGAGTTGAAATACCTGCGCGGGCGCAAGTACCTGGACGCGATCTGCGTGGTGCTGTGGGCGACCACGCCCGTGCTGGTGGCAGCACTGACGCTCGGCACGCATGCGCTGCGCGGCCAACAGCTGGATGCGCCTAct GTTTTCACAACAGTAGCACTCATCAATATGCTGATAGCTCCACTGAACGCATTTCCCTGGGTACTGAATGGTCTCACCGAGGCCTGGGTCTCCATCAAACGCATACAAAAACTCTTGGAC CTTCCAGATATGGATTCGGAAGTCTATTACGATAGAGTCAATACGAATCACGATGAGGACAAAGTTATTATATTTAAGAACGCGTCGTTTGCGTGGGCTAAGCCTTCGAAACGTCGTAAACATCCTCAAAGGACGAAGAAGAACAAGGGCAAGTCCAAGAAGCGCTTGTCAATACAACGACGCGACTCTACTTCTTCGTCTGAAGCGTTGTTGCACGATGAACCTTTTGCTTTGAAGGATATTTCTTTGGAGATTGGCAAGGGGGAATTAATTGGTATCACTGGTAGTGTCGGATGCGGGAAATCCTCTTTATTGCTCGCTATTATTGGCGACATGACGAAGCAAAGCGGCGATATACAGATTCCGGAAAGTTTAAACG GTTTTGGTTACGTGTCGCAGAAGCCTTGGTTGGTTCGCGGAACTATTCGCGACAATATTCTGTTTGGGAAACCTTACGATGAAGGCAAATTCCGCAGTGTGGTTGACGCATGCGCTCTCACTG AAGACCTCAATGTACTGGGTTGGAATGCTTATGTAGGCGAAGGTGGTTGCACACTGAGCGGCGGTCAGCGCGCACGCATCGCTCTAGCTCGAGCGGTTTATCAAGATAAACAAG TATACCTGTTGGACGACATATTCTCCGGCCTGGACGGCGTGGTAGCCTCCCACATAATGCAGCGCTGCGTACTGGGGCTATTACGTCATACCACGCGGGTACTGGTTGCCCACTCGCCGAGACATCTCGCCAAGACTCACACCACTGTGTTGCTAAGAGACGGCGAGGTTGTCAAACAAG GTCCACCTGAAATTATTCTCAACGACATCGAAGAGTTTCTCCCGAGCGAAACGGAATCTATCGGAGAAGAACCTGCCAAGCCGGTTGCCCCGCCGACGGACAACATCGATACCGTCAGCAGAAACAGTTTGGAAGATGAG GAAACGATGTCGCAAGGCACTGTCGGGTGGTGGGTCATTGGGCTATATTTGAGAGCGGTCGGGTGGTGCCTGACCGTCATAATTTTCCTCTCCCTCGTCCTGATGCAGCTTTCCCAAAACTTCACCTTCCTCTGGCTCACATTCTGGCTCAAAAGCCGACCGAAGAACTCTACCACAGACGATGTGTCTTTACACGATAATAACACACTTATGGACCACGGGTTTAATACTGTCGACAGTTTAATACATACTGTATTAAATACTTCTATGTCGCTAATACATGATATCGTGTCTCCTGCAAACCGGACATATTTAAAAGCTAATACACTAGAAGTGCCGTTAAGCAATGTAACGCCGGCGCCTACTTACTCGGATAACTTTTATTTGGAAATGTACTTCGGCCTCGCAGTACTGAATCTGGTGTTTACGATAATGCGGGCGTTTCTCTTCGCCTATGGAGGAGTCAAAGCTGCCGCCAAAATACATCGGGCTCTGCTCAAAGTTATTGTTAAG GCAAAAGTGAAGTTTTTCGACGTGACGCCTATAGGGCGTATTGTGAACAGATTCTCATCGGATACATATACTGTGGATGATTCGCTGCCTTTCATTTTGAACATATTACTCGCTCAATGCTTTTCGTTAATCG GTGCGATAGCGGTGACGGTGTACGGGTTGCCATGGTTGCTGGTAGCTGTACTACCCCTCGCCGCCGTGTACTACTGGCTGCAGCGCCGGTACCGCGTCACCTCGCGCCAGCTCAAACGCCTGCAAAGCGTCACGCTCTCGCCCGTCTACGTACACTTCAACGACACTTTAgaag GTCTGACCACCATCCGCGCGCTGGGCTCAGACACGAGCAGCCGCTGGGCATCGCGCGGGGCGGAGGGCGTGGAGGCGTGGCAGCGGGCGGCGATGTGCGCAGCCGCGGCAGCGCAGTGGCTGGCGCTGCGGCTGcaggccgccgccgccgcgctcgTGGCCGGCGCCGCGCTGCTGGCGGTGCTGCAGCGAGGGACACCCGCCGCGGACGCCG GGTTAGTGGGTCTCGCCATATCGTACGCGCTGTCTATGACGTCGATGTTGAGCAACGTACTCAACGCCTTCACCGAGACAGAGAGAGAAATGATAGCAGTGGAGCGAGTCGGCGAATATATCAAAcag GTGGAAAGTGAAGAGACAGACGGAGAAACGCCTCCATACGGATGGCCGTCTCAGGGCGTCATTACCTTCGATGATGTTTATCTTAAATACAG CGGGAAAGAAAATGGGTCGATGGCTTTACAGGGCGTTACGTTCTCGACGTTTCCGGGGGAGAAGCTGGGCGTGGTGGGGCGCACCGGGGCCGGCAAGAGCTCGCTGCTGGCCGCGCTGCTGCGGctggcggcgccggcgcggggCCGTCTGCTGCTGGACGGCGTGGACCTGGCCTCGCTCACCTTGCGCGCGCTCAG GTCGCGTATCGGCATGATACCGCAGGAGCCGTTCATATTCTCGGGCACGGTCCGCGAGAACGTGGACCCGCTGCAGCAGTACCACGACGCGGAGGTGTGGCGCGCGCTGGACGCCTGCGGGCTGCGGCCGGCGCTGCAGGCGCGGGGCGGGctgggcgccgccgccgcggggCTGAGTCGCGGCCGCGCGCAGCTGCTGTGCCTCGCCAGGGCCGTGCTGCAGCGCGCTAAG